The genome window CAAGCTTGGTCTTGGCGAGCCCAGGCACGCCGACGAGGAGCCCGTGGCCGCCCGCGAGGATCGTCACCAGCGCCTGTTCGACAACCTCGTCCTGGCCAAAAATGACGGCGCCGATCGCGGCGCGGGCGCGACCGATATGGTCGAGGGCGCGTTCGGCGGATTGCACGACGGCTGTTTCGAGCGAGGTCGTCCTGGTGTCGAATGAGGTCATTTCAGCGTGCTCAGGCAGCTTGTCTATGAAGAGGGTCGGGCGCATCGTAGCGGCGCTGCCGTGTTTCGCCGCACGCGATTCTAGCCCCGCGCCATTCGGCTTCGCATATAAAGCGAAGCGGCGGGGGTTAGGGCCAAGCGCGATCTTCGTCTCTCCGCCGCTGCAATTCAAGCGCAACCGGCGCGTTAAGGAGGCGTTTTACCGCCAAAACCGCAATTTGGACGTGACAGTTTGTTCATGCATCCCGCATTAAACGCCCTTCGACGGACGCCATGTATAGTCGTCGGACATCCTCATCACGAAAGGCGTTTCCGTCCATGTGGCGCGCAATCGTTGAAACCGCCCTGCTCTTCCTCACGCCCTTCGCCGCCTATGCGCTTTTCCATTCGTTGCAGCGGCGCTGGCCCTTCGTGCGCGAGCTCTGGCATGGCAAGATCGTCTCGCTGCTGACGATCGCGGGACTCCTCGTCGCCATCGTCGGAGTCGTGGCGCTCGGCCTGACCGGGCTTAACCAGGGCGCTTATGTGCCGGCCCATGTCGAAAATGGAAAATTAAAGCCAGGCCGTTTTGAATGAACGCCGCGCAGAGACTGCTTGACGATCCCCGGCTGGCGACCCTGTTTGCGGCGCTCGCGAAGACGGGGGCGGAAACGCGCGTGGTCGGCGGCGCCGTGCGCGACGCGATGCTCGGTCTGCCGCCTCACGAGATCGACCTCGCCACGACCGCTTTGCCCGACGCCGTCCTTGCGGCCGCGCGAAGCGCCGGACTGAAAGGCGTGCCGACCGGCATCGAACATGGCACGGTGACGATCGTCGTCGCTGGAACGCCTTTTGAAGTCACGACGCTGCGTGAGGATGTCGAGACCGACGGCCGCTTCGCCAAGGTGCGCTTCGGCGGCGATTTCGAGCAGGACGCGAAGCGGCGCG of Methylocystis sp. SC2 contains these proteins:
- a CDS encoding DUF6111 family protein gives rise to the protein MWRAIVETALLFLTPFAAYALFHSLQRRWPFVRELWHGKIVSLLTIAGLLVAIVGVVALGLTGLNQGAYVPAHVENGKLKPGRFE